The Aspergillus luchuensis IFO 4308 DNA, chromosome 6, nearly complete sequence genome segment CTTGGCGAACTGGATCGCCAGGGTTCCTGTCGCCGTCGAGCCACCGTAGATAAGGATCGGGCCTGCGTTGCCGCCCTTAGCGGGCTCGGTGGGCAGCTCCAACTTCAAGCTCTGGTACAGAGCCTGTCCAACGGTTGTGATACCCACACCGAGAGTGGCGGCGTCCTGGAAGCTCAGGTTATCCGGGATGTGCATCTGGATGTCGCCCTTGGCGACGATGTATTCGGCAAAGGTGCCGTCTTCGGGCTGCACGGCGTTGGCGCCGTGGACGAAGCCGCACACCCGGTCACCCTTCTTGAAGGGCTTCTTGACGGCGGGGCCGACTTCCTCCACGATACCGGCGTAGTCGCAGCCGACGAGGACGCCGGTAGGCGCGAGGTACTCGATGTGCTTCCAATCCGTGGGGTTCAGGGCCACGCTAACGGTCTTGATGAGGATGTAGTCGTCGCGGAGCTTGGGGATGGGGCGGTCGGTGACCAGGTCCCCCTTCTTAGGGGCGGTGACGGTGATGGCTTTTTGAGGCATGGTGGGGGTGTTATTGTGATGTGGAATATCTGGTTTGATTGAGTGAGTAGGTAGGAGAGTGTCTGCTGGGAAGAGTGAGAGGAAGAGGTATCCTATATATGTGTCTCTGGTATCATGAGCAAGAAGCACCAAGAAGTCGGTGGAATGGGATGCAACacccctcttcaccctctttTTGTTTGTCGATGACAAATGCAACTTGTGAGatcatctttcttccccacTTGGGCCCACAGGTCCCGAGAGGGACGCTGTTGGGTCTGGTTGGGTGTGAGCCAATTCATTAGGTTGTTGCCAGCAGCCCGGATCCGGAATTGGCGAACTCTATTGCTACTAAGTACTGCGGGTGTGAGTGATTCGCCGGTGCTCTTGGGGAAGGAACTGGTTTGAGCGGCGCAGTGTACAGTATATGCATTCTGTACGGGTTGGCTGGCATCATACCCAGGAATCGTACTGATATTTTGGGACTACTATTTTCTGTGTAGTTGATTCTGGTAAGCAATTGAGTGCTGACATGGAGAAAGAGACTCATCTCTCAGGGCCAATGGACGCAATTAGACTGGCGGGGTCTCATTGGGTTTTAGGCTATATTCCGAAAGAGGTTTAGATCCCGCTCCGCGCGGGATATTCAATTCCGGAGATCCTCCCCAGGACACTGGCAGTAAGCACTATATTGTAGGGTGATCGCAGAATCACAGGGTCCAGAAAATTCCATTCTGCTGACATATTCACCTGGAGGGAATTCTTTGCGTAAATCTGTACTTGCTGATTAATGGACATCCTGGTTCCCTCAGGGGCGTGTGCTATGGGAGGGTTAAAGGTAATTTCAGTTGTCCGGAATAAATAGATAGCACTACTATAGTGTGAGCTTGTCTTCTCTTTACCATCATAGACCATCTCGCAGTTGAGCAAAATGCAGGTCACTCACATTGTCCTACTCCAATTCAACCCCGACGTTACTCCCGAGGTTAGGGAGGATGTACGTTGTTCCTACACTTCATACGTCCGAGGCGTACAGGTCTAACTTGTCCTCGTATAGGTCGCCAGTCAGGTCAAGGGTCTGCGCGAGTCGTGCATCCACCCGGACACTGGCAGGCCGTACATCGTTTCCATGAGGGCCGGTGCAGATGTCTCCATCGAGGGTCTTCAGGTGCGTCTACTTCCTACGTTTCGACCTTATGAGTCGCTGGCGTAACTCCTAACTTCCTGTGCACAGAATGGCATCAGCCATGCATTTGTCTCCGTCTTCGAAAATACCGCGGATCGCGACTACTTCGTGAACAAAGACCCGGCGCATATCGCGCTCGTGCAGAATGTCAAGCATCATTTGGCTAAAGTCCAGGTTGTGGACTTTGTGGATGGGAAGTTTATTTAGGTGTGCTACGCTGGGCTCCTAGGTAGATTAACGGGCTTTTGGTCGTATAAAATGTTTTAATTAGAGGAATTGGTGGAGTGATTGTTAAGATGAGCGGGTGGTACACAAccaaagaatatatataaacctaGCGGGATAAGTTTGGTCCAAATGGGCCAAACCAAAATGCGAGTAAAATCATGCTATGGACGATGATAAGAGTACTATCAAGATACCAAGCCAATATTTAGACATGTTTAAGCACAACAGAGTGTTCTGCAACCATCCCCAAGGCAAAAGATCCCCATTCTTGACCACGATGACCTTCAAGGGTGCGCAAAGCCAACGTAATAATGCAGCGTCCTTCATTATCCAAACTCCAGCGgcagattaataataagccCTTGTAGCTCAGTGGTAGAGCGCTTCACTCGTATCATGTCATGAAGAGGTCCGCGGTTCAATCCCGCGTGGGGGcacatttcttttttttcaatTTCTCGGGTAGCCAGCAACCTAGCTAAGCTagcttcccccctcctttttttttgtgcAACGGGTAGCTGCAACCGCGCTAAGAGAGGAAGTAAGGCGGTGGCAAATACATATCCGCCCTTATAGCTCAGTGGTAGAGCGCTTGACTTGTAATCAAGAGGTCTGTAGTTCAATCCTGCATGGGGGCATCggatattttttctttttttgcttcCCCCCCGATTCGTCTTTTGCTATTCTCCGTCGCCTACTTTGTTGTCATCGTCACATCGCGGGATAGGCattagtttctttttctttttcttcccccccccccttcctAGATGCCTAACATACACCCATAAGCCCCTCCTGTAATAACGTATGCCGACTAATTTCAGTAGATAAAATTGGTAAATCAACAGAAGACAAATCTACGTATACCCCCTATTGCTATGTACCCGTCCCATCAAACGGTCGGCTACAAAGTGGACAGCAAAGTGCACTCTGAATGCAGCTCCGACAGTAAATCACAGTATTTTTCGACGACCCATCTTTTCCTGCGATCATCGGACAGTCCCTGCATTGTGCACTCTTCCTCAAGGTCTCTGTATCCAAACAAACATCGCAATGCTCGTAAAATGGCGCCTGCGGTAGCATATAGCGGGCAAAAGGGAGGGTGTTTATATGGACTAGATCATCCTCACGTTGACCAATTTTGGCTTTGAGAAGGTCGGTAATCTCTCCCCAGGGCTTTGCATCGGTTATGCCTGGCATGTAGAAAGGGTTGTATTTGACATCGCTAAGGGATACTTGTCTTCGATATGACTCCTGCAGCGGAGAAAATCCCAACCTGTCTTCGATATGAGTTTCAATGCTGGGGTGGTCAAGCAGAATTTTGACCACTTTGACCTGGCCCATGCAAATGGCTGCGAATAGGGGTGTTCGGCCGAATATATCTTTTGGGTTGGGGTCACATCCGGTCTTTAAGATGCGCTGCACAAGGGTAATGTCGCCTCGCGATGCTGCCCAGTGTAATGGCAGACGGTGGAACTCGTCTAGGAAGCTGGGGCTATTGGATTCTTTCAGAATTGACTCGATCGCATAATTATCTCTCTCCAAACCAGCCTTTGTCAAACAAGATAGTCCCCAGAAAGATGCGGAGACGTCTGTGTCCCTCATCAATCTGGGAGAGCCTGCACCTTTTGCAATAAGAAGCCTGGTTATATCGACATGACCCTTTTGTGCGGCAGCTGTCAGTGGGTCTGCTAAATGGTGTTTCCATCTATCGGTGCTGTGTATTCTGGCGCCCCAATCGAGTAACAGTTCAACAGCACGCAGGTTGCCATTTGCCGCTGCTGTGAACAAGGGGGTTTCCCATTGCTTGTTCTCTTGATTGATATTGGCTCCTGCATCTCGTAGAACTTTCATGACGAGTGCATGATCGCCCATGCTGACAGTCGATATAGG includes the following:
- a CDS encoding zinc-binding alcohol dehydrogenase family protein (COG:C;~EggNog:ENOG410PMCP;~InterPro:IPR013154,IPR013149,IPR036291,IPR011032, IPR020843;~PFAM:PF00107,PF08240;~go_function: GO:0016491 - oxidoreductase activity [Evidence IEA];~go_process: GO:0055114 - oxidation-reduction process [Evidence IEA]), whose protein sequence is MPQKAITVTAPKKGDLVTDRPIPKLRDDYILIKTVSVALNPTDWKHIEYLAPTGVLVGCDYAGIVEEVGPAVKKPFKKGDRVCGFVHGANAVQPEDGTFAEYIVAKGDIQMHIPDNLSFQDAATLGVGITTVGQALYQSLKLELPTEPAKGGNAGPILIYGGSTATGTLAIQFAKLSGYKVLTTCSPRNFDLVKGLGADEVFDYNAPNAAAEIRKATDNKLKLVLDTISLEASAKFCDEAISTEGGEYSALLAVGIERKNVNDRWTLAYTAVGEEFMFGETPFPAKPEDKEFAAKFWDIAQKLLAEGKIKVHRPSVRGEGLKGVLEGLQLLKADKVSGEKLVYNVAETP
- a CDS encoding Dabb family protein (COG:S;~EggNog:ENOG410PQUX;~InterPro:IPR011008,IPR013097;~PFAM:PF07876) yields the protein MQVTHIVLLQFNPDVTPEVREDVASQVKGLRESCIHPDTGRPYIVSMRAGADVSIEGLQNGISHAFVSVFENTADRDYFVNKDPAHIALVQNVKHHLAKVQVVDFVDGKFI